In the genome of Drosophila yakuba strain Tai18E2 chromosome 3R, Prin_Dyak_Tai18E2_2.1, whole genome shotgun sequence, one region contains:
- the LOC6535829 gene encoding neprilysin-4 isoform X2, whose protein sequence is MVMLPLTLVLILIMRLDGMLAALQLNEQRMRNLQKSPTEVPSYMEDYESLLPEGSTYNDLINEEFILPAGKRTQLQILAAERARRCQPYRYGNGESMELEERNTLMKDSRTSFLPLGIPRECLGSGIDLDIKPLDEELYQRQKKRYQDIAPYWLEMIKTRERREAERQAEETSAEISEATAALQSFWNEEGTREGIRMTQAKTMKRYMDNKVDPCVDFYKYACGNWERLHPIPKDKAGFDTFEMLRESLDLVLRNLLEKNTPVHPAAEPRKSTVRNTLFKLNEQGEGEGEADQAAALTAERLRRHIVSKRQLLNRVLVRYKRYTNGTKRKRLIETPREKTKEEEAAPPGVLPKDRAKDKPDTEEQLHVPTDFLKPQHDAQLKAKNLYRSCVNSAVLAKRGLEPLHTLIRELGGWPVLESQWSDSHFNWQVLAATLRRYNNDILIVQWVGADIKNSEENIVQFDQTGLGLPTREYFLQPSNAKYLQAYQRYMAEVMHKMGASKADAQRVASELVAFETQLAGITAPAEQRLNVTKLYKRMTLDQLEAVVPEIKWRAYLQSLQDRKVLGSEEVVIYAVEYMSKLVTLMEETDTRTVANYMMWRFVRHRINNVDDRFDDIKQSFYHALFGREESPQRWKVCIAQVNTNMGMAVGSMFVSRYFDNNSKRDTLRMTHDLQQAFRDILKTTDWLDSTTKQLAEEKVNAMSLKIGYPDFILNPGELNSKYAGIEIHPEKYFENTLNVLLHTAKTEQAKLHERVNKTNWQTAPAIVNAYYSRNKNQIMFPAGILQPPFYHRHFPKSLNFGGIGVVIGHELTHGFDDKGRLFDRNGNIHKWWTDSSIRGFDERARCIIAQYSNYTVEEVGIVLNGESTQGENIADNGGLRQAFHAYQRWLKEHPREVPDEILPGLNMTGPQLFFLNFGQVWCGAMRPEAIRNKLNTAIHSPGRFRVIGTLSNSVDFAREFNCPLGSPMNPHKKCSVW, encoded by the exons A TGGTAATGCTGCCGCTGACCCTGGTGCTCATCCTGATCATGCGGCTGGACGGGATGCTGGCGGCGCTGCAATTAAACGAGCAGAGGATGCGGAATCTGCAGAAGTCTCCAACCGAGGTGCCGTCCTATATGGAGGATTACGAATCCCTTTTACCGGAGGGAAGTACCTACAACGACCTGATCAACGAGGAGTTCATCCTGCCGGCGGGCAAGCGGACCCAACTGCAGATTTTGGCCGCGGAGAGAGCACGTCGCTGCCAACCATATCGCTACGGGAATGGGGAGTCAATGGAGTTGGAGGAGCGCAACACGCTGATGAAGGACTCCCGCACATCCTTCCTGCCACTGGGAATTCCACGCGAGTGCCTCGGCAGCGGCATCGACCTAGACATTAAGCCCTTAGATGAGGAGCTCTACCAGCGGCAGAAGAAGCGCTACCAGGACATAGCTCCCTACTGGCTGGAGATGATCAAAACAAGGGAGCGTCGCGAGGCCGAACGCCAGGCAGAGGAGACCAGTGCCGAGATTAGCGAAGCCACCGCCGCTCTACAGAGTTTCTGGAACGAGGAAGGCACCCGGGAGGGCATTCGCATGACCCAGGCCAAAACCATGAAGCGCTACATGGACAATAAAGTGGATCCCTGCGTGGATTTCTACAAGTACGCCTGCGGCAACTGGGAGCGCCTGCATCCAATACCCAAGGATAAGGCCGGTTTCGATACCTTCGAAATGCTGCGTGAGAGTCTGGACCTGGTGCTACGTAATCTCCTGGAGAAAAATACCCCTGTGCACCCCGCAGCGGAGCCTCGAAAAAGTACCGTGCGAAATACTCTATTTAAGCTTAATGAGCAGGGCGAGGGTGAGGGCGAAGCTGACCAGGCTGCGGCACTTACTGCGGAACGTCTGCGTCGGCACATTGTCAGCAAGAGGCAGTTGCTCAACCGCGTTCTGGTGCGCTACAAGCGGTATACCAACGGGACGAAGAGGAAACGCCTTATCGAAACCCCACGGGAGAAGACCAAAGAGGAGGAAGCTGCTCCACCTGGTGTTCTGCCGAAGGATAGAGCCAAGGACAAGCCAGATACCGAAGAGCAACTACATGTGCCCACCGATTTCCTAAAGCCCCAGCACGATGCCCAGCTAAAAGCGAAGAATTTGTACCGGTCATGCGTGAACAGTGCGGTGCTGGCCAAGCGAGGATTGGAACCGCTGCACACGCTCATCCGGGAACTGGGCGGCTGGCCAGTCCTGGAGTCCCAATGGAGCGACTCCCACTTTAACTGGCAGGTGCTGGCCGCCACCCTAAGACGTTACAACAATGACATCCTAATCGTCCAGTGGGTGGGGGCGGACATCAAGAACTCCGAGGAGAACATCGTTCAATTTGACCAGACGGGTCTGGGCCTGCCCACCAGGGAGTACTTTCTCCAGCCGAGCAACGCCAAGTACCTGCAGGCCTACCAACGCTACATGGCCGAGGTGATGCACAAAATGGGTGCCTCCAAGGCGGACGCCCAGCGGGTGGCCAGCGAGCTGGTGGCGTTCGAGACGCAGCTGGCCGGGATTACGGCTCCAGCGGAGCAACGACTCAATGTCACCAAG CTCTACAAACGCATGACACTGGACCAACTAGAGGCAGTGGTTCCAGAAATCAAGTGGCGAGCTTACCTGCAAAGTCTTCAAGATCGCAAGGTTCTGGGCTCCGAGGAAGTGGTCATCTACGCGGTGGAGTACATGAGCAAGCTGGTAACTCTTATGGAAGAAACGGACACCCGAACGGTAGCCAATTACATGATGTGGCGCTTTGTGCGGCACAGGATCAACAACGTAGACGATCGCTTTGATGACATCAAACAGAGTTTCTACCACGCACTCTTTGGCCGCGAGGAGAGTCCGCAGCGATGGAAGGTGTGCATCGCTCAGGTGAACACCAACATGGGCATGGCAGTGGGTTCCATGTTCGTGAGTCGCTACTtcgacaacaacagcaagcgGGACACCTTGCGGATGACCCACGATCTGCAGCAGGCCTTCCGGGATATCCTTAAAACCACAGATTGGCTGGACTCCACCACAAAGCAGTTGGCGGAGGAAAAGGTCAACGCCATGTCTCTGAAGATCGGCTATCCGGACTTCATTCTTAATCCGGGTGAGCTGAATAGCAAGTACGCGGGCATAGAAATCCATCCGGAAAAGTATTTTGAAAACACGTTGAATGTTCTGCTTCATACGGCCAAAACGGAGCAGGCCAAGCTCCACGAAAGGGTCAACAAGACCAACTGGCAGACAGCTCCAGCCATCGTCAATGCGTATTACAGCCGCAACAAGAACCAGATTATGTTCCCCGCCGGCATCTTGCAGCCTCCCTTCTACCACCGTCACTTCCCCAAGTCGCTGAACTTTGGCGGCATTGGTGTAGTCATTGGCCACGAGCTGACCCACGGATTCGACGACAAGGGCAGGCTCTTCGACCGGAACGGCAATATCCACAAGTGGTGGACGGACTCTTCGATTCGAGGCTTCGACGAGCGAGCCCGCTGCATTATCGCCCAATACAGCAACTATACTGTCGAGGAGGTGGGCATCGTCCTGAATGGAGAGAGTACGCAGG GTGAGAATATCGCGGACAACGGAGGCCTGAGGCAGGCCTTCCACGCGTACCAGCGCTGGCTGAAAGAGCATCCCAGGGAGGTGCCGGACGAGATCCTGCCAGGGTTGAACATGACAGGACCGCAGCTGTTCTTCCTTAACTTTGGTCAGGTTTGGTGCGGAGCGATGCGGCCAGAGGCTATCCGGAACAAGCTGAACACGGCCATCCACAGTCCGGGTCGTTTCCGGGTTATTGGGACGCTCTCGAACTCCGTTGACTTTGCGCGGGAGTTCAATTGTCCTCTGGGATCACCGATGAATCCTCACAAGAAATGCAGCGTTTGGTAG
- the LOC6535829 gene encoding neprilysin-4 isoform X1, with protein MSRHSQLKLAMPSVHGAAAAAPGSPVNAKARSVKLGLGVNQRTGRVQWCPGLTCCKLLLLLPVVMLPLTLVLILIMRLDGMLAALQLNEQRMRNLQKSPTEVPSYMEDYESLLPEGSTYNDLINEEFILPAGKRTQLQILAAERARRCQPYRYGNGESMELEERNTLMKDSRTSFLPLGIPRECLGSGIDLDIKPLDEELYQRQKKRYQDIAPYWLEMIKTRERREAERQAEETSAEISEATAALQSFWNEEGTREGIRMTQAKTMKRYMDNKVDPCVDFYKYACGNWERLHPIPKDKAGFDTFEMLRESLDLVLRNLLEKNTPVHPAAEPRKSTVRNTLFKLNEQGEGEGEADQAAALTAERLRRHIVSKRQLLNRVLVRYKRYTNGTKRKRLIETPREKTKEEEAAPPGVLPKDRAKDKPDTEEQLHVPTDFLKPQHDAQLKAKNLYRSCVNSAVLAKRGLEPLHTLIRELGGWPVLESQWSDSHFNWQVLAATLRRYNNDILIVQWVGADIKNSEENIVQFDQTGLGLPTREYFLQPSNAKYLQAYQRYMAEVMHKMGASKADAQRVASELVAFETQLAGITAPAEQRLNVTKLYKRMTLDQLEAVVPEIKWRAYLQSLQDRKVLGSEEVVIYAVEYMSKLVTLMEETDTRTVANYMMWRFVRHRINNVDDRFDDIKQSFYHALFGREESPQRWKVCIAQVNTNMGMAVGSMFVSRYFDNNSKRDTLRMTHDLQQAFRDILKTTDWLDSTTKQLAEEKVNAMSLKIGYPDFILNPGELNSKYAGIEIHPEKYFENTLNVLLHTAKTEQAKLHERVNKTNWQTAPAIVNAYYSRNKNQIMFPAGILQPPFYHRHFPKSLNFGGIGVVIGHELTHGFDDKGRLFDRNGNIHKWWTDSSIRGFDERARCIIAQYSNYTVEEVGIVLNGESTQGENIADNGGLRQAFHAYQRWLKEHPREVPDEILPGLNMTGPQLFFLNFGQVWCGAMRPEAIRNKLNTAIHSPGRFRVIGTLSNSVDFAREFNCPLGSPMNPHKKCSVW; from the exons ATGAGTCGCCATAGCCAACTGAAGCTAGCGATGCCCTCGGTCCACGGCGCTGCAGCCGCGGCTCCTGGCTCGCCTGTGAACGCTAAAGCCCGGAGCGTGAAGCTCGGACTGGGTGTTAATCAGCGGACAGGTCGGGTGCAGTGGTGTCCCGGTCTGACCTGCTGTAAATTGCTTCTACTTCTTCCAGTGGTAATGCTGCCGCTGACCCTGGTGCTCATCCTGATCATGCGGCTGGACGGGATGCTGGCGGCGCTGCAATTAAACGAGCAGAGGATGCGGAATCTGCAGAAGTCTCCAACCGAGGTGCCGTCCTATATGGAGGATTACGAATCCCTTTTACCGGAGGGAAGTACCTACAACGACCTGATCAACGAGGAGTTCATCCTGCCGGCGGGCAAGCGGACCCAACTGCAGATTTTGGCCGCGGAGAGAGCACGTCGCTGCCAACCATATCGCTACGGGAATGGGGAGTCAATGGAGTTGGAGGAGCGCAACACGCTGATGAAGGACTCCCGCACATCCTTCCTGCCACTGGGAATTCCACGCGAGTGCCTCGGCAGCGGCATCGACCTAGACATTAAGCCCTTAGATGAGGAGCTCTACCAGCGGCAGAAGAAGCGCTACCAGGACATAGCTCCCTACTGGCTGGAGATGATCAAAACAAGGGAGCGTCGCGAGGCCGAACGCCAGGCAGAGGAGACCAGTGCCGAGATTAGCGAAGCCACCGCCGCTCTACAGAGTTTCTGGAACGAGGAAGGCACCCGGGAGGGCATTCGCATGACCCAGGCCAAAACCATGAAGCGCTACATGGACAATAAAGTGGATCCCTGCGTGGATTTCTACAAGTACGCCTGCGGCAACTGGGAGCGCCTGCATCCAATACCCAAGGATAAGGCCGGTTTCGATACCTTCGAAATGCTGCGTGAGAGTCTGGACCTGGTGCTACGTAATCTCCTGGAGAAAAATACCCCTGTGCACCCCGCAGCGGAGCCTCGAAAAAGTACCGTGCGAAATACTCTATTTAAGCTTAATGAGCAGGGCGAGGGTGAGGGCGAAGCTGACCAGGCTGCGGCACTTACTGCGGAACGTCTGCGTCGGCACATTGTCAGCAAGAGGCAGTTGCTCAACCGCGTTCTGGTGCGCTACAAGCGGTATACCAACGGGACGAAGAGGAAACGCCTTATCGAAACCCCACGGGAGAAGACCAAAGAGGAGGAAGCTGCTCCACCTGGTGTTCTGCCGAAGGATAGAGCCAAGGACAAGCCAGATACCGAAGAGCAACTACATGTGCCCACCGATTTCCTAAAGCCCCAGCACGATGCCCAGCTAAAAGCGAAGAATTTGTACCGGTCATGCGTGAACAGTGCGGTGCTGGCCAAGCGAGGATTGGAACCGCTGCACACGCTCATCCGGGAACTGGGCGGCTGGCCAGTCCTGGAGTCCCAATGGAGCGACTCCCACTTTAACTGGCAGGTGCTGGCCGCCACCCTAAGACGTTACAACAATGACATCCTAATCGTCCAGTGGGTGGGGGCGGACATCAAGAACTCCGAGGAGAACATCGTTCAATTTGACCAGACGGGTCTGGGCCTGCCCACCAGGGAGTACTTTCTCCAGCCGAGCAACGCCAAGTACCTGCAGGCCTACCAACGCTACATGGCCGAGGTGATGCACAAAATGGGTGCCTCCAAGGCGGACGCCCAGCGGGTGGCCAGCGAGCTGGTGGCGTTCGAGACGCAGCTGGCCGGGATTACGGCTCCAGCGGAGCAACGACTCAATGTCACCAAG CTCTACAAACGCATGACACTGGACCAACTAGAGGCAGTGGTTCCAGAAATCAAGTGGCGAGCTTACCTGCAAAGTCTTCAAGATCGCAAGGTTCTGGGCTCCGAGGAAGTGGTCATCTACGCGGTGGAGTACATGAGCAAGCTGGTAACTCTTATGGAAGAAACGGACACCCGAACGGTAGCCAATTACATGATGTGGCGCTTTGTGCGGCACAGGATCAACAACGTAGACGATCGCTTTGATGACATCAAACAGAGTTTCTACCACGCACTCTTTGGCCGCGAGGAGAGTCCGCAGCGATGGAAGGTGTGCATCGCTCAGGTGAACACCAACATGGGCATGGCAGTGGGTTCCATGTTCGTGAGTCGCTACTtcgacaacaacagcaagcgGGACACCTTGCGGATGACCCACGATCTGCAGCAGGCCTTCCGGGATATCCTTAAAACCACAGATTGGCTGGACTCCACCACAAAGCAGTTGGCGGAGGAAAAGGTCAACGCCATGTCTCTGAAGATCGGCTATCCGGACTTCATTCTTAATCCGGGTGAGCTGAATAGCAAGTACGCGGGCATAGAAATCCATCCGGAAAAGTATTTTGAAAACACGTTGAATGTTCTGCTTCATACGGCCAAAACGGAGCAGGCCAAGCTCCACGAAAGGGTCAACAAGACCAACTGGCAGACAGCTCCAGCCATCGTCAATGCGTATTACAGCCGCAACAAGAACCAGATTATGTTCCCCGCCGGCATCTTGCAGCCTCCCTTCTACCACCGTCACTTCCCCAAGTCGCTGAACTTTGGCGGCATTGGTGTAGTCATTGGCCACGAGCTGACCCACGGATTCGACGACAAGGGCAGGCTCTTCGACCGGAACGGCAATATCCACAAGTGGTGGACGGACTCTTCGATTCGAGGCTTCGACGAGCGAGCCCGCTGCATTATCGCCCAATACAGCAACTATACTGTCGAGGAGGTGGGCATCGTCCTGAATGGAGAGAGTACGCAGG GTGAGAATATCGCGGACAACGGAGGCCTGAGGCAGGCCTTCCACGCGTACCAGCGCTGGCTGAAAGAGCATCCCAGGGAGGTGCCGGACGAGATCCTGCCAGGGTTGAACATGACAGGACCGCAGCTGTTCTTCCTTAACTTTGGTCAGGTTTGGTGCGGAGCGATGCGGCCAGAGGCTATCCGGAACAAGCTGAACACGGCCATCCACAGTCCGGGTCGTTTCCGGGTTATTGGGACGCTCTCGAACTCCGTTGACTTTGCGCGGGAGTTCAATTGTCCTCTGGGATCACCGATGAATCCTCACAAGAAATGCAGCGTTTGGTAG